The following is a genomic window from Merismopedia glauca CCAP 1448/3.
GAAACAAGCTTTGTTTGCTGTTTTGGGGTTTTTCCCCATATACAGAACTTATGTGGATTCAACAGAAATAGCCGAAGTAGATCGCAAATATGCATCGGAAGCTATTAGTAAAGTTAAAAACCATTTTCCATTATTGGCAAATGAAGTAGATTTTATTGGCAAATTACTGTTGCTAGACTATCCAGAAAGTTTGAGTCAAAAAGAGCAAGAAGAGTGGTTGCATTTTGTGAAGCGATCGCAACAGTTAACAGGCCCTTTAATGGCGAAAGGAGTTGAAGATACTCTCCTGTACGTTTATAACAGATTGCTATCATTAAATGAAGTAGGCGGAAACCCTAGTATATTTGGGATAGATCTGGATCTTTTTCATCAATTTAATCAAAATAAAACCCAAAATTTTCCTCATGGAATGAATGCTACTGCGACTCATGATACTAAAAGAGGCGAAGATGTCAGAGCGAGATTAAACGTTCTTTCCGAAATACCCCAAGAATGGGAACAGCAAGTCAATGAGTGGCGAGAAATCAATCAAGTTCACAAACAAGAAGGAATTCCTGATGCTAATGACGAGTATTTTTTATATCAAACTATCTTAGGTGCTTTTCCATTTTTAGAAAGCGAACTATCCGACTTTACTACCAGAATTAAAGATTATATTTTGAAGGCGATTAGAGAGGCTAAAATTAATACAGATTGGTTGCGTCCCAATCAACAATACGAACAAGCATTTTTTAGCTTTATAGATCGAGTTTTAGCAGAGAAAGAATCGCAATTCTGGAATAAGTTTCCACCCTTCCAAAAACAAATAGCAGAATACGGAATTTATAACTCTCTTGCCCAAGTACTAATCAAAAATACAGCCCCTGGTGTCCCAGATTTGTACCAAGGTTCCGAATTATGGGAATTAAGTTTAGTAGATCCTGATAATCGCCGCCCTGTAGATTATCAAAAACGCAGGGATTTTCTCAAGGAAATTCAAGTCAAGAGTCAGCAAAATATACTTGAATTAATCAAAGATCTCATCGCTACCAAAGAAGATGGAAAAATTAAACTATTTCTGATTCACCAGTTATTAAAAGCCAGAAAAGAATATGCAACAGTATTTGAAAAGGGTGATTATCAACCGATAGAAGTGAAGGGCAAATATCAAAACCATGTTATTGCTTTTGCGAGAAACTATGGCGAAACCACTATAATAGCGATCGCCCCTCGCTTTCTCACTACAATCGTCAAACCAGGACAATTGCCGTTAGGTGCAGAAGTATGGGAAGATACTCACCTAAACCTACCAGATCGCCATTGCAAAAATGCCATTGATGGTCAAGCGATCGCAGGAGAGAATTTAGCCTTGAAAGAGATTTTACTCAACTTTCCTGTAGCTTTATTAGTTCAATCAAAAGATTGAGGAAATTAGCTCCACAACGTTGCGACGAGATGGGATTGCGGTACACTTAAGAACAGCAAATGAAGTCATTCGTAGAGACGTAGCACTGCTACGTCTCTACAGAAGTAAGTGATTGTAACGAGGAATTAAATAAACCCCGCTACAATTACAATCCGCTTATAGAAGCGGAGGAATTAAAGAGTAAGATCGATTAAGTGAAAGATAGAGAGATAAAATGCAGACTTACTATTACCTTTTAGCTAGTCAAAAATTCTTGTTGGAAGAAGAACCTTTTGAAGAAGTATTGCGAGAAAGAACTCGCAACTACCACGAACGAGAGAAAGAAATAGACTTTTGGTTAGTCAAACACCCTGCTTTTTTAGAAACATCTACAATGGCGGCGATTAAAGCCAAATGTCCGCAACCAGCAGTAGCAATTATCTCTACCGACAAACAGTTCATTACCTGGTTAAAATTACGCCTAGAGTTTGTGGTGACAGGAGAATTTGTTGCACCATCAGCAGATATTCCTGAACCTTTAGCTTCTTTAAGTACCGTTTAGGGGATCGAGGATTGGGGATTGGGGATTGGATTAAGATCAATTCCCATCTACATACTTCTTGCAAAACTATTTTAGGAATCAATCCTTTGATACTCCTTCCTTTTTCCTTAACTCAGCTAACAATTAAAGCATTGACGCAAGAGATCTAATCTATCAAACATCAAAATTCGTAATTCCTAAAGTTATTTAGCAACACATTTTGCTCAACATGAGAATTGCTACACTCTGTATTTTATTAGGAATTATTTGTGTCAAATCAAATGTTGCTGATGCAGTTCCCACTCCATCTTTATCTGTTTGCCAACCTCCGACAAAGGGAGACTATTTAGTTTTAGTTGTTAGTCCAACTCAAGCAAATCAGGAAACAATTCGCCGTGCTTTACCACTTCAATTAAAAATGATAGTCTGTCGCTATTCAAAAGATGTAGTGGTGCGAGTTGAGGGCTTTAAAAATATTACAGAAGCTAACCAGCAAGCACAAAACTTGAGAAAGCTGGTAAAAACTCCAATCGCGATCGCCGTACCTCCCACTCCTGCTAAAACCAATCTATCTAATTATCGTCCTTTACCTTTACCAAAAGGCTATGCTGTTTTGGTTAATTATAATAACCAGCCTAAAATTGCCACCAAATTACGTCAGTTTATTGGCAAAAAAGTTGGTTTAGTTTCTTATCGCCAGCATCCCTATTTATTAGCTTCTAATTTTTCTAATCAAGCTCAAGCAAAAACTCTGCAAAAGCGGCTTCAAAGCCACGGTTTTAAAACCATATTAATCGATAGCACCAAGGCGATTTTACTTAGACAAGAAATTCAATTTTAAAAACATGAAATAAACTAAGTAGTGTTAGTTCAAAATATGCGCTACGTGCAGACTTAACCTACGGAATTAGGAGTTATGAAAGGAAAAATTGGACTAATAGTTGGTATAAGCGTTGCTTTAAGTGCAGGCTTAATTATAGGTTTAACCAGTTATATAATTAACGATCGCCAAAAAATTTATCACCTGAAAATCGCTGCTGGATCGAAGGGAGGAGACAGCTATACTTTCAGTCAAGTTATAGCCCAAGTAGTCAGTAAACATAACCCAAAAATTCAGATTGAGGCGATCGAAACTGAAGGTTCAGAAGCCAATATCAAACTTTTAGAAACGAACCAAGTTCAACTAGCTACAGCCCAAGCTGATATCCCGACATTACCAGCATCAAGAATGGTATCTTTGCTGTTTCCCGATACTTTTCAACTAGTAGTTACCCAAAAATCTGGAATTAATAATGTAGGACAACTCAAGGGTAAGCGAATCGGTTTACCACCTTTGGGTGGAGGACAGTATAAATCTTTTTGGGTATTAGCGGCTCATTATCGCCTAGCCTCTACAGATTTTGCCTATCGAGCCATGTCAGAAACTGAAGCCGATCTTGCCTTTCGCAACAACCAAATTGATGCTGTATTTCGAGTTCGAGCTACTGGTAACAAGTCTATCCAAAAACTAGTCCAAGACTATGGTGGGCGATTAATACCTATAGATCAAGCAGCAGCCATGAAAATCAGACAATCGGCTTTTGAGCCTTTGTTTATTCCTAAAGGAGCTTATCAAGGAAATCCACCTATTCCACCTGTAGATCTA
Proteins encoded in this region:
- the treY gene encoding malto-oligosyltrehalose synthase; this translates as KYINRLRDELGDVYITVEKILELREDLPLTWKIQGSSGYEFLNYVNNIFCCQKNEDIFTQIYDRFSNLQVDYESLVYEKKSLILETNLAGDLDNLTQILETIAAKTIEARDFTIYGLKQALFAVLGFFPIYRTYVDSTEIAEVDRKYASEAISKVKNHFPLLANEVDFIGKLLLLDYPESLSQKEQEEWLHFVKRSQQLTGPLMAKGVEDTLLYVYNRLLSLNEVGGNPSIFGIDLDLFHQFNQNKTQNFPHGMNATATHDTKRGEDVRARLNVLSEIPQEWEQQVNEWREINQVHKQEGIPDANDEYFLYQTILGAFPFLESELSDFTTRIKDYILKAIREAKINTDWLRPNQQYEQAFFSFIDRVLAEKESQFWNKFPPFQKQIAEYGIYNSLAQVLIKNTAPGVPDLYQGSELWELSLVDPDNRRPVDYQKRRDFLKEIQVKSQQNILELIKDLIATKEDGKIKLFLIHQLLKARKEYATVFEKGDYQPIEVKGKYQNHVIAFARNYGETTIIAIAPRFLTTIVKPGQLPLGAEVWEDTHLNLPDRHCKNAIDGQAIAGENLALKEILLNFPVALLVQSKD
- a CDS encoding MgPME-cyclase complex family protein codes for the protein MQTYYYLLASQKFLLEEEPFEEVLRERTRNYHEREKEIDFWLVKHPAFLETSTMAAIKAKCPQPAVAIISTDKQFITWLKLRLEFVVTGEFVAPSADIPEPLASLSTV
- a CDS encoding TAXI family TRAP transporter solute-binding subunit, producing the protein MKGKIGLIVGISVALSAGLIIGLTSYIINDRQKIYHLKIAAGSKGGDSYTFSQVIAQVVSKHNPKIQIEAIETEGSEANIKLLETNQVQLATAQADIPTLPASRMVSLLFPDTFQLVVTQKSGINNVGQLKGKRIGLPPLGGGQYKSFWVLAAHYRLASTDFAYRAMSETEADLAFRNNQIDAVFRVRATGNKSIQKLVQDYGGRLIPIDQAAAMKIRQSAFEPLFIPKGAYQGNPPIPPVDLPTVAVQRTLLANKNVDAEVIREITQILAENRQELATQIPLAAYIAPPNYTGGTGLPLHLGSQAYYDREKPSFFQENADYLALWLTVIILLFSWIWGLKTWWEKKQKNRADFYNQDLVELIAATYNSNEIQEIREIRQKLVHILTTVVSELDEDRISAESFESFTFTWESAIAAVRDREHILITEQKSRLN